In Gimesia chilikensis, one DNA window encodes the following:
- a CDS encoding DUF1592 domain-containing protein has product MRSGSGYQAGYCFLLMCVLACACSQTLSAQTPDPFAPLQATFAKQQQAVLKKYCLNCHNTAEKQGELDLEQFRSVSDFRRNVAPWQRVVEMLRDGEMPPEDAKPQPTQAELASLQQWVQAVLDAEARANAGDPGPVVLRRLNNAEYTYTIHDLTGVPLEPAQEFPVDSAAGEGFTNVGNSLVMSPALIQKYFAAAKKISSHAVLLPDGIEFSSNTTRRDWTNEKLAAIREFYARYTESKGATAVNLQGIQFETNGGGRLPLEAYLQATLEEKESLHSGQKSLASVAREYDLNEKYLTLLWQSLTDKTPSVVLDQIRVFWNRAKPTDAPQLAELIQQWQSALWRFTTVGHIGKRGGPEAWQVPVQPVTTQQELRLKLPEVKAGESVTLYLATSTAGDGKQGDFALWQNPRLIIPGQPELPLKEVRQYLAYLTAYRERLLEHTAACLNAALEVETATAAVNLEKLAQKHDIEPVILHAWLACLGLDGGQPTIEGYITKQTEQIQNYDFVKGWVGEQALSVVANSSDQGVRIPGEMLPHHIAVHPTPQRRVIIGWKSPMSGTVNVKGAVRRAHIGCGNGVDWRLELWRGNTRQMLASGNATNREASPVEIKEPLKVRTGDMLLLGIGPRDGNHSCDLTDVDLTITPVTAGASAWHLAREISSDILAGNPHADQQGNPHVWHFFSEPDQPVSRIAVPSGSLLARWQTEADVETRKQLAAELQRLLTAGPGQLPENAPDRKLYQQLTSLRSPAFEALRQQYRPDRKPGKELTEDQAYGLDPQLFGKHPAGTSVDPSTLCVQAPAVVEVRLPAELATGAEFAATGKLHVASSQQGTVQLKVSTEKPESLTELHAGAFRSGGKKSTWSDGEKPVIPIAPVLVSEKSQVKERVLAQFAEFRNLFPAALCYTRIVPVDEVVTLTLYYREDEHLQRLMLNPDQTAELNRLWDELHYIGRSPLRQVDAYEQLWQFATQDADPSAFTPMREGIMRQAEVFRTRLQATEPLHIEAVLEFADRAWRRPLSSAEQTELKTLYKQLRQQKLSHTEAIQMLLARVLVSPVFLYRTEAAPSGSQPAPVSDHELASRLSYFLWSSLPDQELRELANQGKLRDPAVLKQQVTRMLQDPRIRRMAIEFGCQWLHVRNFDQFDEKSQRHFPEFAELRSDMYEEVIRFFTDLLQQNRSLLAILDADYVWANQRLAEFYGLQGVAGADWQRVEGVQQQSRGGILGMAATLSKQSGASRTSPILRGNWVSEFLLGEKHPRPPKDVPVLPEEVPANLTERQLIEQHSADPACAKCHKRIDGFGFTLEQFDGIGRLRNKDAKGHPIDDASVLPDGTAVTGIAGLRNYLLNERRDDFLRAFNRRLLGYALGRSVQLSDEPLLDQMTTQLEQDDYRITTAIQAIVLSPQFQMIRGAEQQSISSVTAD; this is encoded by the coding sequence ATGCGTTCGGGATCTGGATATCAGGCTGGTTACTGTTTTCTACTCATGTGTGTGTTGGCTTGTGCCTGTAGCCAGACTCTCTCAGCACAGACGCCGGACCCATTTGCTCCCCTGCAGGCAACTTTCGCAAAACAGCAGCAGGCTGTGCTCAAAAAGTACTGTTTGAACTGCCACAATACAGCCGAGAAACAGGGTGAACTCGATCTGGAACAGTTCCGCAGTGTGTCTGATTTCCGCCGAAATGTGGCTCCCTGGCAACGGGTTGTGGAGATGCTCCGTGATGGAGAGATGCCTCCCGAGGACGCAAAGCCGCAACCGACGCAGGCCGAACTCGCATCGTTACAGCAGTGGGTGCAGGCAGTTCTCGATGCGGAAGCCCGGGCAAATGCGGGAGATCCCGGTCCCGTTGTGCTACGCAGGCTGAATAACGCCGAGTACACGTACACGATCCACGACCTGACCGGAGTCCCTCTGGAACCGGCGCAGGAGTTCCCCGTCGACAGTGCTGCGGGCGAAGGCTTCACAAACGTGGGAAATTCGCTGGTGATGTCTCCTGCTTTGATCCAGAAATACTTCGCTGCCGCTAAGAAAATATCCAGTCATGCAGTCCTGCTGCCGGATGGTATCGAGTTCTCTTCTAATACCACCCGCAGGGACTGGACGAACGAGAAACTGGCAGCGATTCGCGAATTCTATGCACGTTATACTGAAAGCAAAGGCGCAACCGCGGTCAACCTGCAGGGGATCCAGTTCGAAACCAATGGCGGAGGACGACTTCCCCTCGAAGCTTATCTGCAGGCAACACTCGAAGAAAAAGAGTCGCTCCACTCTGGGCAGAAAAGCCTTGCGTCCGTCGCACGTGAATACGATTTGAACGAGAAATATCTGACCCTGCTCTGGCAGTCCTTGACTGACAAAACTCCCTCCGTAGTGCTTGACCAGATCCGTGTTTTCTGGAATCGTGCGAAACCGACGGATGCCCCTCAACTGGCAGAACTGATTCAACAGTGGCAGTCAGCACTCTGGCGGTTCACCACAGTCGGGCACATCGGCAAACGGGGCGGCCCCGAGGCCTGGCAGGTTCCGGTGCAACCGGTCACCACGCAACAGGAACTGCGTTTGAAGTTACCCGAGGTGAAAGCTGGAGAGTCGGTCACACTCTATCTGGCAACCAGTACTGCCGGTGATGGAAAACAGGGAGACTTCGCGCTCTGGCAGAATCCGCGTTTAATCATTCCCGGACAGCCGGAATTACCCTTGAAAGAAGTCCGTCAGTATCTCGCGTATCTGACCGCTTACCGGGAGCGTCTGCTGGAACATACCGCCGCCTGTCTGAATGCCGCGCTGGAAGTAGAAACGGCAACAGCAGCGGTCAATCTGGAAAAACTGGCGCAGAAGCACGACATCGAACCCGTAATTCTGCATGCCTGGCTTGCCTGCCTGGGCCTGGATGGCGGACAGCCGACTATCGAGGGCTACATTACAAAACAGACTGAGCAAATTCAGAACTATGACTTCGTCAAAGGTTGGGTAGGCGAGCAGGCCTTAAGTGTTGTGGCGAATTCATCCGATCAGGGTGTGCGAATTCCTGGCGAAATGCTGCCACATCATATCGCGGTACATCCCACACCCCAGCGGCGAGTGATCATTGGCTGGAAAAGCCCCATGTCTGGCACGGTTAATGTCAAAGGCGCAGTCAGGCGGGCACATATCGGTTGTGGAAATGGAGTCGACTGGCGCCTGGAATTGTGGCGTGGCAATACGAGACAGATGCTGGCTTCTGGGAACGCCACCAACCGGGAAGCGTCTCCCGTGGAGATCAAAGAACCACTCAAGGTACGAACCGGCGATATGCTGCTGCTTGGCATCGGTCCGCGGGACGGGAATCACTCCTGCGACCTGACAGACGTCGATCTGACAATCACTCCTGTGACAGCAGGAGCATCAGCATGGCACCTGGCTCGTGAGATTTCATCCGATATTCTGGCAGGCAACCCGCACGCCGATCAACAGGGCAATCCCCATGTCTGGCATTTCTTCAGTGAGCCGGATCAGCCTGTTTCTCGCATTGCAGTCCCTTCAGGCTCGTTACTGGCCCGCTGGCAGACCGAAGCTGACGTTGAAACACGCAAACAGCTGGCAGCAGAATTACAGCGTCTGCTCACAGCCGGGCCGGGCCAACTCCCCGAAAACGCTCCGGATCGAAAACTCTATCAGCAGCTGACATCCCTCCGCAGTCCCGCTTTTGAAGCACTCAGGCAACAATATCGGCCAGATCGAAAGCCTGGTAAAGAACTGACTGAAGATCAAGCATATGGTCTCGACCCACAACTGTTCGGCAAACATCCGGCAGGCACGTCCGTAGATCCGTCTACACTATGTGTGCAGGCACCTGCTGTGGTTGAAGTCCGCTTACCAGCCGAACTGGCTACCGGGGCTGAATTCGCAGCCACTGGAAAGTTACATGTCGCCAGCAGTCAACAGGGGACCGTACAACTTAAAGTTTCCACGGAAAAACCAGAGTCGCTGACTGAGCTACACGCCGGCGCATTTCGGAGTGGGGGGAAGAAATCGACCTGGTCCGATGGTGAAAAGCCGGTGATCCCGATTGCCCCGGTGCTGGTCAGTGAAAAAAGTCAGGTCAAAGAACGTGTCCTGGCACAGTTCGCTGAGTTTCGCAATCTGTTTCCAGCCGCCCTGTGCTACACGCGCATTGTTCCCGTTGATGAAGTTGTCACTCTGACACTTTACTATCGGGAAGACGAACATCTGCAGCGGCTGATGCTGAATCCAGATCAGACTGCAGAACTGAATCGACTCTGGGACGAACTACATTATATCGGTCGCTCACCCTTGCGACAGGTGGATGCCTACGAGCAGCTCTGGCAGTTCGCGACGCAGGACGCCGATCCAAGTGCCTTTACTCCCATGCGGGAAGGCATCATGCGTCAGGCAGAAGTATTTCGCACCCGATTGCAGGCAACTGAGCCCCTGCATATTGAAGCCGTCCTGGAATTTGCAGACCGCGCCTGGCGGCGACCACTCAGCTCAGCAGAACAGACGGAATTGAAAACACTCTATAAGCAGCTCCGGCAGCAGAAGCTGTCTCACACCGAAGCGATCCAGATGCTGCTGGCGCGGGTGCTGGTCTCTCCCGTCTTCCTCTACCGGACGGAAGCGGCTCCCTCTGGAAGCCAACCCGCCCCCGTCTCTGATCATGAGCTCGCCTCCCGTTTGAGTTATTTTCTCTGGTCGTCGCTGCCTGATCAGGAACTCCGTGAACTGGCGAATCAAGGCAAGCTCCGTGATCCAGCAGTTCTGAAGCAGCAGGTAACGCGAATGCTCCAGGACCCTCGAATCAGACGCATGGCGATTGAATTCGGCTGCCAGTGGCTGCACGTGCGCAACTTCGATCAGTTTGATGAGAAGAGTCAGCGACATTTCCCGGAGTTCGCAGAACTTCGCAGTGATATGTACGAAGAGGTGATTCGATTCTTTACCGATCTTTTACAGCAGAATCGTTCCCTCCTGGCCATCCTGGATGCGGACTATGTCTGGGCGAATCAGCGGCTGGCCGAATTTTATGGTCTACAGGGAGTGGCAGGAGCAGACTGGCAGCGGGTAGAAGGAGTACAGCAACAGTCCCGGGGGGGCATCCTTGGGATGGCGGCGACACTCTCGAAGCAGTCCGGCGCGTCACGAACGAGTCCGATCTTGAGAGGAAACTGGGTTTCGGAATTTCTACTGGGTGAGAAACATCCCCGTCCTCCCAAAGACGTACCGGTTCTGCCGGAAGAAGTTCCTGCGAACCTGACCGAGCGACAACTGATTGAACAGCATAGTGCCGATCCTGCCTGTGCGAAATGTCACAAGCGCATCGATGGCTTCGGATTTACTCTGGAACAATTCGACGGCATTGGGCGTCTGCGGAATAAAGATGCGAAAGGGCATCCGATCGACGATGCTTCGGTTTTACCCGATGGAACCGCAGTGACAGGAATCGCCGGTCTGCGGAATTATCTGCTCAACGAGCGACGGGATGATTTCCTGCGGGCCTTTAATCGACGTCTGCTGGGCTATGCCCTGGGACGCTCTGTGCAGTTGTCTGATGAACCTCTGCTGGATCAGATGACGACTCAACTCGAACAGGATGACTACCGGATCACGACCGCGATTCAGGCCATTGTTCTCAGTCCGCAGTTTCAAATGATTCGCGGTGCGGAGCAACAGAGTATCAGCAGCGTGACAGCGGACTGA
- a CDS encoding carboxypeptidase-like regulatory domain-containing protein: MYTNALRVQIVPLVCGLLLILIAGCSGNSAQKPELAEVTGTVTLDGKPLSDAIIDFFPQSAADKSQSRASSAATDTEGKYTLRYDNNTSGAIPGEHLVRISKPDGGAEVAGPETLPARYNEQTTLQVTVSKTAPNTIDFDLKSK; this comes from the coding sequence ATGTATACCAACGCGCTACGAGTACAGATAGTTCCACTGGTCTGCGGATTGCTGCTGATCCTGATTGCAGGATGTTCCGGCAATTCGGCTCAGAAACCCGAACTGGCAGAAGTGACAGGAACGGTGACCCTGGATGGAAAACCACTGTCCGATGCCATCATCGATTTCTTTCCTCAGTCGGCTGCCGACAAGAGTCAGTCGCGTGCTTCATCCGCCGCTACGGATACGGAAGGTAAATATACCCTGAGGTATGACAACAACACGAGCGGCGCCATCCCCGGCGAGCATCTTGTCCGCATTAGCAAGCCCGATGGAGGAGCCGAGGTCGCCGGTCCCGAAACGTTACCCGCCCGGTACAACGAGCAGACAACATTGCAGGTCACAGTCTCTAAGACGGCACCAAATACGATCGATTTCGACCTGAAAAGCAAGTAA
- a CDS encoding DUF1559 domain-containing protein produces MDLSKQNRLRTRGFTLIELLVVIAIIAILIALLLPAVQQAREAARRSSCKNNLKQMGLALHNYHDAHSVFPPAAIAPGSCYCERVLGLSAGTSPKLLNHTFYQLLLPYLDLAPLYNKYNFSLSSSDHVARSDGSYCGSVGPTFAGSGQLSVAPNNYPVFLCPSDPDQTSYGSYQKTSYGRAGYTTEYSLVTTYGTDSNRLKGTLGFNGSARIGDIKDGTSNTMVLIESPLLLTSASYGPFWNSYRHTNVILPYSYGINKNHPGYDKPYAWGAGSHHVGGCHMLMNDGSVRFLSENVDRITVIQALVSIKGGEVMPEF; encoded by the coding sequence ATGGATTTATCAAAACAGAATCGACTCAGAACGCGCGGTTTTACGCTGATTGAGTTGCTGGTCGTGATTGCCATTATCGCAATCCTCATCGCATTGTTGCTGCCTGCAGTCCAGCAGGCACGGGAAGCAGCCCGCCGCAGTTCCTGCAAAAACAATCTCAAGCAGATGGGACTGGCGTTACACAACTATCATGACGCCCACAGTGTCTTTCCTCCCGCTGCAATTGCCCCGGGCAGTTGTTATTGCGAGCGGGTGCTGGGTTTGTCTGCCGGAACGTCTCCCAAACTGTTGAACCACACGTTCTACCAGTTGCTGTTACCCTATCTCGACCTGGCGCCGTTATATAACAAGTACAACTTTTCGCTTTCGTCATCGGATCACGTCGCACGCTCTGACGGCAGCTATTGTGGATCGGTCGGACCCACGTTTGCCGGTTCGGGGCAGTTAAGTGTCGCTCCGAATAATTACCCGGTCTTTCTCTGTCCGTCCGATCCGGATCAGACCAGCTACGGCAGCTATCAGAAAACCAGCTATGGCCGTGCTGGATACACGACTGAGTACAGCCTCGTTACCACATATGGAACTGATTCGAACCGGTTGAAAGGGACACTTGGCTTCAACGGTTCAGCCAGAATCGGTGACATCAAGGATGGAACGAGTAACACGATGGTGCTGATCGAGTCACCCCTGTTGCTGACCAGTGCCTCCTACGGTCCTTTCTGGAATTCCTATCGGCACACCAATGTGATTCTGCCTTACTCATACGGGATCAATAAGAACCATCCCGGCTACGATAAGCCGTATGCCTGGGGAGCCGGCAGTCACCATGTCGGGGGATGTCATATGCTGATGAACGACGGCAGTGTGCGTTTCCTGAGTGAGAATGTGGATCGGATTACCGTGATTCAGGCACTCGTCTCCATCAAAGGGGGCGAGGTCATGCCGGAGTTCTAA
- a CDS encoding SBBP repeat-containing protein, whose amino-acid sequence MNRITRRMNMHVFSLAVTLTALLLSNALQAGQPAGKNEKETARNVEWVQQAGGLKHDKIRGITVDAAGNCYVTGEFTETAEFGDQKVTSKGGMDFVLAKYSPEGKLLWIQTAGGTLIDRGYAVAVDKAGNAFVTGHFQSPEFQIGDQVLYNQGDYDYFIAKYNPDGKLIWAQSEGGTGYDYGHGIAVTPAGDCCVAGSFAGDVKIGDVSAPNKKGRSLFVAKYDNNGNLLWAQLAGNGRGQSGHQIGVDRVGNCYVCGYITGQVELAGDQVGTDTAVQDIFLAKLSPNGKLVWSVNSGGQANGLSTGVAVDSRGNCYITGMFKNEARFGDTVIKSRGTHDIFVARINADGTPAWACTGGGEKIDYGLGIAVDQHDNCYATGEFSDEVHFQGQHFKKLGGRDLYIARFAPNGNLDWLEILGGEKSDLSYAIAVDKNDSCYVSGAFSPATRYQKHELTSRGSNDIFLIKLSQ is encoded by the coding sequence ATGAACCGGATAACCCGTCGTATGAATATGCATGTCTTTAGTTTGGCAGTCACGCTGACTGCTCTTCTTTTGTCTAACGCTCTGCAGGCAGGTCAGCCGGCCGGGAAAAACGAAAAGGAAACAGCCCGGAACGTGGAATGGGTTCAGCAGGCTGGAGGCCTCAAACACGACAAGATCCGCGGGATCACTGTTGACGCTGCAGGGAACTGTTATGTCACCGGAGAATTTACTGAAACCGCTGAGTTCGGCGATCAGAAAGTCACCAGCAAGGGGGGCATGGATTTCGTCCTCGCTAAATACAGTCCGGAAGGCAAACTACTCTGGATCCAGACCGCTGGGGGCACCCTGATTGATCGCGGTTACGCCGTAGCTGTCGACAAGGCGGGCAATGCCTTTGTGACCGGTCATTTCCAGAGTCCGGAATTTCAGATTGGCGATCAGGTTCTTTATAACCAGGGAGACTATGATTATTTCATTGCCAAATATAATCCAGACGGAAAACTGATCTGGGCGCAGAGTGAGGGGGGCACAGGCTATGATTACGGACATGGCATCGCAGTGACTCCCGCTGGTGACTGCTGTGTCGCCGGTTCATTCGCTGGTGATGTGAAAATCGGTGATGTCAGTGCTCCGAATAAAAAAGGCCGTTCCCTGTTCGTTGCAAAATATGACAATAACGGAAATCTGCTCTGGGCACAGTTGGCCGGAAACGGTCGCGGTCAGAGCGGCCATCAGATCGGCGTAGACCGGGTCGGCAACTGTTATGTCTGCGGTTATATCACCGGACAGGTCGAACTGGCGGGAGACCAGGTAGGCACAGATACCGCGGTGCAGGACATCTTTCTGGCCAAACTCTCTCCCAATGGCAAGCTGGTCTGGTCGGTGAACTCCGGGGGACAGGCGAACGGGTTGAGCACCGGCGTGGCGGTGGACAGTCGCGGAAACTGCTACATCACCGGGATGTTTAAGAATGAAGCCCGCTTTGGTGACACCGTCATCAAGAGCAGGGGCACGCACGATATTTTCGTCGCCCGCATCAATGCAGACGGAACGCCTGCGTGGGCCTGTACCGGGGGCGGAGAAAAAATCGACTACGGACTGGGAATCGCCGTCGATCAGCACGACAACTGCTACGCAACCGGTGAATTCAGTGATGAAGTCCACTTCCAGGGACAGCATTTCAAGAAACTCGGAGGCCGCGATCTCTACATCGCCCGCTTTGCTCCCAATGGAAATCTGGACTGGCTGGAAATTCTGGGAGGCGAGAAAAGCGATTTGAGCTATGCGATCGCAGTCGACAAAAACGATAGCTGCTATGTCTCCGGTGCGTTTTCACCAGCAACCCGCTATCAGAAACACGAACTGACCAGTCGGGGTAGCAATGACATTTTCCTGATCAAACTGAGTCAATAA
- a CDS encoding N,N-dimethylformamidase beta subunit family domain-containing protein, with protein sequence MLIGYVSDENYSALFDVAVEFQSDGQFFSTRSTASGAVIADLPEGEYTVILQHTDHCPKRVQMQVQAGQVYQFRLLSKKLYGFAWPRCVTAGEASEFRVHSTSEYQVELWRYGKEKEYIRRIGTFDDHAPLANLQVTPDGDYSQAGVNWNDIGYRGAVQRQSVTSPEKSGLYMFHIRNQSGDHFTFPWVVAPETPQSDIAVLASDLTWNAYNNFGGRSNYLNPDGLPETPTVNSRQELRRYLKPSFGVYYVEEYPPLSLERPQPYLHIDLDEQLRDPIYSRMGCGMLHSEWRLLGWMEEQELAYDYYSETQFHLGTLPLDQYKVLILSSHPEYWSKQMYDRLKSWVFESGGRLIYLGGNGLNCEVEFLDDERIVYHNSDCTSWCGVAMDPPIPESESTYESRYHARQESEANLLGVVFSFAGIMTGAPYKVIDADHWALAGTGLNTDDLFGTESQHMRIPGGASGHETDKISPSSPPQVHLIAQGTNPDNGGADMIHYQTDSGGEVFSVGSICWITSMLVDNDVSRVTRNVIDQFTKSE encoded by the coding sequence ATGCTCATTGGATATGTCAGCGACGAAAATTACAGCGCGTTGTTTGATGTCGCAGTAGAATTTCAGTCCGACGGTCAGTTTTTCAGCACGCGTTCTACCGCTTCCGGTGCCGTGATCGCTGATCTGCCCGAAGGGGAGTACACCGTGATACTCCAGCACACCGATCACTGTCCGAAGCGCGTGCAGATGCAGGTTCAGGCGGGACAGGTCTACCAGTTTCGCCTGCTCTCGAAAAAACTGTACGGCTTTGCCTGGCCCCGCTGTGTAACCGCCGGGGAAGCCTCCGAGTTCCGCGTGCATTCGACCTCCGAGTACCAGGTTGAACTCTGGCGCTATGGAAAAGAAAAAGAATACATCCGCCGCATCGGTACCTTTGACGATCATGCGCCTCTGGCCAATCTGCAGGTCACCCCCGATGGGGATTACTCACAAGCAGGTGTCAACTGGAACGACATCGGCTATCGCGGAGCCGTACAGCGCCAGTCGGTCACATCACCGGAGAAATCCGGCCTGTATATGTTTCATATCCGTAATCAGTCAGGAGATCATTTTACGTTTCCCTGGGTGGTGGCCCCGGAAACGCCGCAGTCTGACATCGCGGTTCTGGCCAGTGATCTGACCTGGAATGCCTACAACAACTTCGGGGGACGCAGCAACTATCTGAATCCGGACGGACTGCCGGAAACCCCCACAGTGAACAGTCGACAGGAATTGCGACGCTATCTGAAGCCTTCGTTTGGTGTCTACTATGTCGAAGAATATCCGCCTCTGTCGCTGGAACGGCCGCAACCTTACCTGCACATCGATCTGGACGAGCAGCTGCGGGATCCCATTTACAGTCGCATGGGGTGTGGCATGCTGCATTCCGAATGGCGTCTGCTGGGCTGGATGGAAGAACAGGAATTAGCTTACGATTATTACAGTGAAACACAGTTCCACCTGGGAACGCTGCCCCTGGATCAATACAAGGTCCTTATCCTGAGTTCACACCCAGAGTACTGGTCGAAGCAAATGTATGACCGGCTGAAGTCATGGGTGTTCGAATCCGGCGGTCGGCTGATTTATCTGGGAGGGAACGGTCTGAACTGCGAAGTTGAGTTCCTGGATGACGAACGCATCGTCTATCACAATTCCGACTGCACAAGCTGGTGCGGCGTCGCCATGGATCCTCCCATTCCCGAATCGGAGTCGACCTATGAAAGTCGTTACCACGCGCGACAGGAATCGGAAGCGAACCTGCTGGGGGTCGTCTTCTCCTTTGCCGGGATCATGACAGGCGCTCCCTACAAAGTCATTGATGCCGACCACTGGGCTCTGGCAGGGACAGGGCTCAATACAGACGATCTGTTCGGCACAGAGAGTCAGCATATGCGTATCCCCGGTGGTGCCTCGGGCCACGAAACAGATAAAATCTCTCCCAGTTCGCCGCCACAGGTACACCTTATTGCTCAGGGAACCAACCCTGACAATGGGGGAGCCGACATGATTCATTATCAGACTGACTCGGGAGGGGAAGTCTTCTCTGTCGGTTCGATCTGCTGGATTACTTCGATGCTCGTCGACAACGATGTTTCTCGAGTCACGCGGAATGTGATCGATCAGTTTACAAAATCAGAATGA
- a CDS encoding acetamidase/formamidase family protein: MHELSLGNLNYEFSREQEPRLRINSGETIRVETEDALSGQIRKPGDCRDKSKVPYSNPVTGPIYVEQAEPGDTLAIRIEQIESRDGQCATYTGNPKQLCQWLGTDVPDGAHVCPIREGLVYWSDDIAIPFQPMLGCIGTSPAYGMPSTMPAGPHGGNMDIREVTEGNTLFLPVFVEGAYLYLGDAHAAMGQGELSATGLEMASHTTLTIELIKGKTIAGPRIETPDELITVASGTPMERATAEAFAQLILWMESEHGWNRWRAYDLLTHVAEISLGYYEGGGLAVKVPKKYVAHPS, translated from the coding sequence ATGCACGAACTGTCACTGGGGAATCTGAATTATGAATTCAGCCGCGAACAGGAACCGCGACTCCGCATCAATAGCGGCGAGACGATTCGTGTCGAAACGGAAGACGCGCTCTCTGGCCAGATACGGAAGCCTGGAGACTGCCGTGATAAAAGCAAGGTCCCCTATAGCAATCCGGTAACCGGCCCCATTTATGTCGAACAGGCCGAACCCGGAGATACCCTGGCGATCCGGATCGAGCAGATTGAATCGCGAGACGGTCAATGCGCGACCTATACCGGTAATCCCAAGCAGCTCTGTCAGTGGCTCGGAACCGATGTCCCGGATGGCGCGCATGTCTGCCCCATTCGCGAGGGACTGGTTTACTGGAGTGATGACATCGCGATTCCTTTTCAGCCCATGCTGGGGTGTATCGGCACATCTCCCGCTTACGGCATGCCCAGTACAATGCCCGCCGGTCCGCATGGCGGAAACATGGATATTCGCGAAGTCACGGAAGGCAACACACTCTTCTTGCCGGTCTTTGTTGAGGGCGCTTATCTGTACCTGGGCGACGCTCATGCTGCGATGGGGCAGGGGGAACTCTCTGCAACCGGACTGGAGATGGCCTCCCACACGACACTGACGATTGAACTCATCAAAGGTAAAACAATCGCCGGTCCCCGCATTGAGACGCCCGATGAACTGATCACCGTCGCCAGTGGGACTCCGATGGAACGCGCGACGGCAGAAGCGTTCGCGCAATTGATTCTCTGGATGGAATCAGAGCATGGCTGGAATCGCTGGCGGGCCTATGACCTGTTAACGCATGTAGCGGAAATTTCCCTGGGATACTATGAAGGAGGCGGACTGGCGGTCAAGGTTCCGAAAAAGTATGTGGCTCATCCTTCTTGA